One Archaeoglobus neptunius genomic region harbors:
- a CDS encoding SHOCT domain-containing protein translates to MILGKKEYGVCIVNIPLQSLYDRCLQFVSSNKKWKVTETYKDDKRAIICSKSGISLKTWGEVITIRMKKVDPQKTKVYILSKSGERMDFGKNKENVLSIINFLKYLTNKIEIINEKINEHDLIPIKEDAATYFGGHFKYPLKSGRFFDIGGTTKTGIVGRLALFDDRIEFTTRKWRIIIPLENILVDYVRFEEKDSGKASVIGGGGGVGVPLSPIPIGMGFGGGFLSKEGNLSLLVIPYMDEHGIKHAPRFQIKGLVRDKTEEWAKLLYEKLVEIKKQKSKELKETKQSSEALDVFEKLKKLKELYDAGILTNEEFEEKKRELLDML, encoded by the coding sequence ATGATACTCGGGAAGAAGGAGTATGGAGTATGTATAGTAAACATACCCCTCCAATCTTTGTACGATAGGTGTTTGCAGTTTGTATCCTCCAACAAAAAATGGAAGGTCACAGAAACGTACAAAGATGATAAAAGGGCAATAATATGCTCAAAATCAGGTATCAGTCTTAAAACGTGGGGAGAGGTCATCACTATCAGAATGAAAAAAGTTGATCCGCAGAAAACTAAGGTCTACATCCTCAGCAAATCTGGAGAACGAATGGACTTTGGTAAAAATAAGGAGAACGTGCTCTCTATAATCAACTTCCTAAAGTATTTGACTAATAAAATAGAGATCATTAACGAAAAAATTAACGAGCACGATTTGATACCAATAAAAGAAGACGCTGCTACTTACTTCGGTGGGCATTTCAAATATCCGTTGAAGTCAGGTAGATTTTTTGACATAGGTGGTACAACGAAAACAGGGATTGTTGGCAGACTGGCTTTGTTTGATGACAGGATAGAATTCACAACAAGAAAGTGGCGGATAATAATTCCGCTCGAAAATATTTTAGTTGATTATGTTCGTTTTGAGGAGAAGGATTCAGGCAAAGCAAGTGTAATTGGAGGTGGTGGAGGAGTAGGAGTGCCGTTATCACCAATACCTATTGGAATGGGCTTTGGAGGAGGGTTTTTATCAAAAGAAGGAAACTTGAGTTTGCTAGTAATACCTTACATGGATGAGCATGGAATAAAACATGCCCCCAGATTTCAGATCAAAGGGTTAGTCAGAGACAAAACAGAGGAATGGGCAAAGCTCCTTTATGAAAAGCTAGTAGAGATAAAAAAGCAGAAATCAAAGGAATTGAAGGAAACTAAACAGAGTTCCGAAGCCCTTGACGTTTTTGAGAAGCTGAAGAAATTGAAAGAATTATACGACGCAGGGATACTCACTAATGAAGAGTTTGAAGAAAAAAAGAGGGAACTGTTAGATATGCTATAA
- a CDS encoding UPF0175 family protein: MPTLTVDVPIDLSQKDLKIALAVQLYREGKLTLKQAAELADFCVEDFMKILSEKKVSVINWDEEELDKELKHADSL; the protein is encoded by the coding sequence ATGCCAACCCTCACAGTGGATGTTCCAATAGATCTCTCACAGAAGGATCTGAAGATTGCCCTTGCTGTGCAGCTTTACAGAGAGGGAAAGCTAACATTAAAACAGGCGGCAGAACTTGCAGATTTCTGCGTTGAGGATTTCATGAAAATACTCAGCGAGAAAAAAGTGAGTGTGATAAACTGGGATGAAGAGGAGCTTGATAAGGAGTTAAAACATGCAGATAGTCTCTGA
- the gltX gene encoding glutamate--tRNA ligase — translation MFHVNFYITPPDPHCVKELIMKYVVQNAAKYGKANEKAVMGKVIAESPDLRGRAREVLEIVRQCIEEFESLNEEDRSRLIQKYSVDEGGRKEERKAGLPPLEKAEKGRVVMRFAPNPNGPPTLGSARGIIVNGEYAKMYDGRFIIRFDDTDPRTKRPMLEAYEWYLEDIEWLGYRPDEVIYASKRIPIYYDYARKLIEMGKAYTCFCSQREFKGYRDVGVECPHRNVDPGKALEIWESMLDGEYEEGEVVLRIKTDMKHKDPALRDWVAFRIIKESHPLTGDSYVVYPTLDFESAIEDHLCGITHIIRGKDLIDSERRQRFIYRYLGWEYPLTKHWGRVKIFEFGKLSTSSLRKDIESGKYEGWDDPRLPTIRAFRRRGFEAEAIRRFFISLGVGENDVSVSLKNLYAENRKIVDRKANRYFFVWQPVRVEIEGLPDEIEVELPLNPSEGTRRKLRGERIVYVTKDDFERLRGQIVRLKDFCNVVLDERAEFRGFELGEVKKGKNIIHWLPESEAVPCEVSGEESRDGLVERGVASDVGKVVQFERFAFCRIEKAGEKISAIYTHP, via the coding sequence ATTTTTCATGTTAACTTTTATATTACCCCTCCCGATCCTCATTGTGTGAAAGAGCTGATAATGAAATACGTCGTTCAGAATGCAGCGAAATACGGTAAAGCTAATGAAAAAGCTGTTATGGGGAAGGTGATCGCAGAGAGTCCGGATTTGAGAGGCAGGGCCAGAGAAGTTCTTGAAATTGTAAGGCAGTGCATAGAAGAATTTGAGAGCCTGAATGAGGAGGATCGGAGCAGGTTAATTCAGAAATACAGCGTTGATGAAGGTGGCAGAAAAGAAGAGCGGAAAGCAGGTCTCCCACCACTGGAGAAGGCCGAGAAAGGAAGGGTGGTCATGCGCTTTGCCCCCAATCCAAATGGTCCTCCTACACTCGGCTCTGCGAGGGGAATAATAGTCAACGGGGAATATGCAAAGATGTACGATGGCAGATTCATCATCCGATTTGATGACACCGATCCCAGGACGAAGAGGCCGATGCTTGAGGCATATGAGTGGTATCTGGAGGATATAGAGTGGCTCGGATACAGGCCGGACGAGGTTATCTACGCATCCAAAAGGATTCCCATATACTATGATTATGCCAGGAAGCTCATTGAGATGGGAAAGGCGTATACCTGCTTCTGCAGCCAAAGAGAATTCAAAGGGTACAGGGATGTAGGTGTGGAATGTCCGCACAGAAATGTTGACCCTGGAAAAGCTCTTGAGATATGGGAGAGTATGCTCGATGGCGAATACGAGGAAGGGGAGGTCGTGCTCAGAATAAAGACAGATATGAAGCACAAAGATCCGGCATTGAGGGACTGGGTTGCCTTCAGGATAATAAAGGAATCTCATCCGCTTACCGGGGATTCATACGTGGTTTATCCAACTCTCGATTTTGAATCAGCCATCGAGGACCATCTGTGTGGAATTACACATATCATCAGGGGGAAGGATCTGATAGACTCCGAAAGAAGGCAGAGGTTCATTTACCGGTATCTGGGGTGGGAGTATCCTCTGACAAAACACTGGGGCAGGGTTAAGATTTTCGAGTTCGGAAAGTTATCTACATCGTCACTCAGGAAAGACATTGAAAGCGGGAAGTATGAGGGATGGGATGACCCGAGATTACCCACGATAAGGGCTTTCAGGAGGAGGGGGTTTGAGGCGGAGGCAATAAGGAGGTTTTTCATATCTCTCGGTGTTGGCGAGAACGATGTATCGGTAAGTCTGAAAAATCTCTATGCAGAGAACAGAAAAATTGTTGATCGCAAGGCCAACCGGTACTTCTTTGTATGGCAGCCTGTCAGGGTGGAAATAGAAGGCTTGCCCGATGAAATCGAGGTTGAACTCCCGCTCAACCCATCAGAGGGAACTAGGAGGAAGCTCAGGGGAGAGAGGATTGTGTATGTTACCAAGGATGACTTTGAGAGGTTGAGGGGACAGATTGTAAGGCTCAAGGACTTCTGCAACGTTGTTCTTGATGAGAGGGCAGAGTTCAGAGGCTTTGAACTCGGAGAGGTTAAAAAGGGGAAGAACATAATCCACTGGCTTCCAGAGAGCGAGGCGGTTCCCTGCGAGGTTTCGGGAGAGGAGAGTAGGGATGGGCTTGTGGAGAGGGGAGTTGCAAGTGATGTGGGGAAGGTTGTGCAGTTCGAGAGGTTTGCATTCTGCAGGATCGAGAAGGCGGGAGAGAAAATTTCAGCGATATACACACATCCGTAG
- a CDS encoding SWIM zinc finger family protein gives MSSEFKRADKLDKGDSNSSNSRKYRMLVTKVNGVFSVLSLNSSTGTTRQYTVKWDNERWICTCPDFRRNSSDYACKHIEAVFVAAMEMQRAVEVEVNGRVRLPKESL, from the coding sequence ATGTCTTCAGAATTCAAAAGGGCTGATAAGCTGGATAAAGGCGATAGTAATAGCAGTAACAGCAGGAAATACAGGATGCTCGTCACAAAGGTTAATGGCGTGTTCAGCGTTCTCAGCCTCAACTCCTCAACCGGTACAACCAGGCAGTACACAGTGAAGTGGGACAACGAAAGATGGATCTGCACCTGCCCTGATTTCAGGAGAAATAGCTCAGATTACGCATGCAAGCACATCGAGGCGGTCTTTGTAGCCGCAATGGAGATGCAGAGGGCTGTTGAGGTGGAGGTGAATGGGAGGGTAAGGCTTCCGAAAGAAAGTCTTTAA
- a CDS encoding AAA family ATPase translates to MLIGISGSSNSGKTTLASLLGAEMDACVVGEVASYVAGVWKKEKEMSLAEIRAYDATRFQLEVLEEQIRREDEALQSHEIVIVDRTIYDDLFFALFYHDDLQLLKRYMRILEERERQRQYDLILYCEPIEGDNSSRIEHQIIRRLLPQHIPVCHLPAFPPKKRVRIAVKVIEEVFSC, encoded by the coding sequence ATGCTGATAGGAATATCGGGCAGTTCTAACAGCGGAAAAACTACCCTCGCATCACTACTCGGAGCTGAGATGGATGCATGCGTAGTGGGAGAGGTTGCAAGTTATGTGGCAGGAGTATGGAAAAAGGAGAAGGAAATGAGCCTTGCGGAGATAAGGGCTTACGATGCAACCCGATTCCAGCTTGAAGTTCTGGAGGAGCAGATAAGGAGGGAGGATGAGGCTTTGCAGAGCCATGAGATTGTAATCGTGGACAGAACGATCTACGACGACCTCTTCTTTGCATTGTTCTACCACGACGATTTACAGCTTCTGAAGAGATACATGAGGATTCTTGAAGAGAGGGAGAGGCAAAGGCAGTACGATTTAATCCTCTACTGCGAGCCCATTGAAGGTGACAACAGTAGCAGGATAGAGCATCAGATAATTCGAAGACTTCTACCCCAACACATCCCAGTCTGCCACCTTCCAGCATTTCCACCAAAGAAGAGGGTTCGGATTGCAGTCAAAGTGATTGAAGAGGTTTTCTCATGCTGA
- a CDS encoding TIGR00529 family membrane protein codes for MDQTLALVVSIVLVLILIRKLNIGISLFVGSAVLSYLLFGFYGFEVMLNALVSLQTIKIVIIVILAFTLGYAMEYFGMLGEIAESLSESIGAYSFILIPLLIGLLPMPGGALISAVMLGPLVKKYALSPEKATLLNYWFRHIWVTFWPLYPSIIIGSAVLNTDLFKFASATFPISIFAVISGLLLTRGMERKFRIGKDTAKALLNLYPVAILILLTVAMKIDLLVSLLVSIAAVSIHRRAKIRDFEKIMKKTVDRKIIILVFAVMVFKSVIEVSGAAESLFTDISLEFPAPIAAFILTLTVGFATGIEMSYSSIALPLLTSFTGVGNIIPHNLMLVIAAGYIGVMLSPLHLCYVLTAEYFGTEVSRTYRQLFVIAFITAMLVWILYLL; via the coding sequence ATGGATCAAACCCTCGCCTTAGTTGTCTCTATCGTCCTTGTTCTGATCCTGATCAGAAAGCTCAACATTGGAATATCGCTTTTTGTGGGTTCTGCTGTGCTGAGCTATCTTCTCTTTGGCTTTTACGGGTTTGAAGTCATGCTCAATGCCCTGGTCAGTCTCCAGACGATTAAAATAGTCATCATCGTAATTCTGGCCTTCACACTGGGTTATGCCATGGAGTACTTTGGGATGCTTGGAGAGATTGCAGAAAGTCTTTCAGAATCAATAGGGGCGTACAGCTTCATCCTGATACCTTTGCTTATCGGTCTGCTACCAATGCCAGGGGGTGCCTTGATATCTGCCGTTATGCTTGGTCCACTCGTGAAAAAATACGCCCTGTCTCCCGAAAAAGCTACCCTGCTGAACTACTGGTTCAGGCACATCTGGGTAACGTTCTGGCCCCTTTATCCAAGCATTATTATCGGCTCAGCCGTCCTTAATACCGATCTCTTCAAATTTGCCTCCGCAACCTTTCCGATCTCGATCTTCGCAGTCATCTCCGGACTTCTACTAACCAGAGGGATGGAGAGAAAATTCAGAATTGGCAAAGACACCGCAAAAGCCCTTCTTAACCTCTACCCTGTTGCAATCCTGATCCTGCTTACGGTGGCCATGAAGATTGACCTGCTCGTGTCTCTTCTGGTTTCCATAGCGGCAGTTTCAATCCACAGAAGAGCAAAAATACGGGATTTCGAAAAAATTATGAAAAAAACGGTGGACAGAAAAATAATAATTCTCGTTTTCGCCGTAATGGTATTCAAATCAGTAATTGAGGTGAGCGGCGCAGCCGAGAGTCTTTTTACGGACATTTCCCTTGAGTTCCCTGCACCAATAGCTGCATTCATACTCACCCTGACGGTCGGCTTTGCAACGGGCATTGAAATGAGCTACTCCTCAATCGCTCTGCCCCTTCTAACCTCATTCACAGGTGTTGGCAACATCATTCCTCACAATCTGATGCTCGTCATAGCCGCTGGCTACATCGGAGTCATGCTTTCTCCTTTGCACCTCTGCTACGTTCTGACCGCCGAGTATTTCGGGACTGAAGTTAGCCGGACCTACAGACAGCTATTCGTCATTGCATTTATCACGGCAATGCTGGTGTGGATTCTGTATCTACTCTGA
- a CDS encoding DUF3368 domain-containing protein, translating to MQFLIPPSVRDELFKKERDCFSKMDFLIPEEVKDERLVKALSIIVDRGEAEAIALSLERNLVLLIDDLKGRKVAERMGVGHIGTLGLLKIAKNNGVIDEIKPYILKFLESGYYIDQRLIEKFLSDVGEAL from the coding sequence ATGCAATTTTTAATACCACCCTCTGTCCGGGATGAGCTGTTCAAAAAGGAGAGGGACTGCTTCTCGAAAATGGATTTTCTCATACCTGAAGAGGTGAAAGATGAGCGTTTGGTTAAGGCTTTGTCAATTATCGTGGACAGAGGTGAAGCAGAAGCAATCGCCCTGTCGCTTGAGAGAAATCTTGTTCTGCTCATTGACGACCTGAAGGGCAGAAAAGTTGCTGAAAGGATGGGTGTGGGGCATATTGGAACGCTCGGACTCTTGAAAATCGCCAAGAATAATGGGGTAATTGATGAGATAAAGCCATACATTCTGAAATTTCTGGAATCTGGTTATTATATTGATCAAAGACTAATCGAGAAGTTCCTGAGCGATGTGGGAGAGGCGCTTTGA